A single window of Syntrophus aciditrophicus SB DNA harbors:
- a CDS encoding GAF and HD-GYP domain-containing protein produces MKSLLSRLQPGLRKLTEKQLTRNKRLVEIGIALTTEKNLDRLFEKILEEARELTNADAGTLYLVSDEEPLLNFALIQNDTLGIYMGGTGAKISWPPVRLRNDDDTPNYANVSAYAALSGEVVNIPDVYNAEGFNFEGTRHYDIETGYRSKSMLVIPMRNHENDIIGVLQLLNAKDPLKGEVISFSEECVDLTKSLASQAAVALSNRRLVTGLENLLEAFTRTIATAIDEKSPFTGGHVRRVTELTMRIAHKINEQTEGPFAQLSFSEDDLNELRFAAWLHDLGKITTPEYIIDKSTKLQTIYDRIVALKTRFELAKRDSESNAPDWVSSEEITGYGASENCGLKMEVLDEDFQFIAEVNAGLEYLTDENLARLKNISRKKWKFDNEWRPLLDEEELAYLSVRRGNLTNEERQIMNNHAEVTYKLLSQLPFPKKMRNVAVHAAAHHEKLDGTGYPFGLRGSEISLQSRIIAIADIFEALTAKDRPYKKEKSISEAREIMEQMVRDSHIDGDIFNLFVKEKIDLEYAKKELCSRPDLIGLES; encoded by the coding sequence ATGAAATCATTATTGAGTCGTCTTCAGCCCGGTCTTAGAAAACTGACAGAAAAACAGTTGACACGGAATAAACGTCTCGTCGAAATCGGGATTGCTCTGACCACGGAAAAAAATCTGGACAGGCTTTTTGAAAAAATTCTGGAAGAAGCAAGGGAATTGACGAACGCAGATGCCGGTACGCTCTATCTCGTGTCTGATGAGGAACCATTGCTGAATTTTGCCCTGATTCAGAATGATACATTAGGTATTTATATGGGAGGAACTGGAGCGAAAATTTCCTGGCCGCCGGTTAGATTGAGAAATGATGATGATACTCCAAACTATGCGAATGTATCGGCGTATGCAGCCCTTTCGGGTGAAGTCGTCAATATTCCGGATGTTTATAATGCTGAGGGCTTTAACTTTGAAGGGACCCGGCATTATGACATCGAAACGGGCTACCGTTCGAAATCCATGCTGGTAATTCCCATGCGGAATCATGAAAATGATATCATCGGCGTTCTTCAGTTGTTGAATGCCAAGGATCCTCTGAAAGGAGAAGTGATTTCATTTTCCGAAGAGTGTGTGGACTTGACGAAATCGCTGGCGTCTCAAGCCGCGGTGGCGCTTTCGAACAGGCGGCTGGTTACGGGCCTGGAAAATCTCCTGGAGGCCTTTACGAGAACAATCGCCACCGCCATCGATGAGAAATCTCCCTTCACAGGGGGCCACGTCCGGAGGGTAACAGAGTTGACCATGCGTATCGCCCACAAAATAAACGAACAGACGGAAGGCCCTTTCGCACAGTTGTCTTTTTCGGAGGACGACCTGAACGAACTGAGGTTTGCTGCCTGGCTGCATGATCTTGGGAAAATCACCACACCGGAATATATCATCGACAAGTCGACCAAACTGCAGACCATCTACGATCGTATTGTTGCCTTGAAAACCCGTTTTGAACTGGCCAAGAGGGATTCAGAAAGTAATGCCCCGGACTGGGTTTCGTCGGAAGAAATAACCGGATATGGTGCATCCGAAAATTGCGGGTTGAAGATGGAAGTCCTTGATGAGGATTTTCAGTTTATTGCCGAAGTCAACGCGGGCCTTGAATATCTCACGGATGAAAATCTGGCGCGATTGAAGAACATTTCCCGGAAAAAGTGGAAGTTTGATAATGAATGGCGACCTTTGCTGGACGAAGAAGAACTGGCTTATCTCAGTGTCCGTCGGGGTAATCTGACAAATGAGGAACGGCAGATCATGAACAATCACGCGGAAGTTACATACAAGCTACTGTCTCAACTTCCCTTCCCCAAAAAAATGCGGAATGTCGCGGTTCATGCTGCGGCACACCACGAAAAGCTGGATGGAACAGGTTATCCCTTCGGCCTTAGAGGCAGTGAAATTTCCCTCCAGTCAAGAATTATTGCCATTGCGGATATTTTTGAAGCGCTGACCGCAAAAGACCGGCCATATAAAAAGGAGAAGAGCATTTCAGAAGCGCGGGAGATTATGGAGCAGATGGTGCGGGACAGCCACATCGACGGTGACATTTTCAACCTTTTTGTCAAAGAGAAAATCGATCTCGAATATGCGAAGAAAGAGCTCTGTTCCCGACCCGATCTTATCGGCCTGGAATCTTAG
- a CDS encoding histidinol phosphate phosphatase domain-containing protein, giving the protein MIDLHTHTIHSDGEFLPSELVRRARVVGYRAMALTDHGDHSNLELILPGIVRVCKKLSKAYDMPVIPGIELTHVPPEYIMELVQEARGMGAGIVVVHGETIAEPVLPGTNLAALQASVDILAHPGLIGEEEALMASRNAVCLEITTRKGHSLTNGHVAKMARHYHFPLVLDTDSHDSHDLTSLEKAEKSPGGRA; this is encoded by the coding sequence TTGATCGATCTTCACACACATACCATCCACAGCGATGGCGAGTTCCTGCCGTCCGAGCTTGTGAGGAGGGCGAGGGTCGTGGGATATCGTGCCATGGCCTTGACGGATCACGGCGACCATTCAAATCTGGAACTGATTCTTCCAGGAATTGTCAGGGTTTGCAAAAAGCTTTCGAAAGCTTATGATATGCCCGTGATTCCCGGGATCGAACTGACCCACGTTCCACCCGAATACATCATGGAACTTGTACAGGAAGCAAGGGGGATGGGGGCGGGAATCGTCGTTGTTCATGGAGAAACCATTGCCGAGCCGGTTTTGCCGGGAACAAACCTGGCGGCGCTCCAGGCATCCGTGGATATTCTGGCTCATCCGGGATTAATAGGCGAAGAAGAGGCTCTCATGGCTTCCCGCAATGCCGTCTGTCTGGAGATCACGACCAGAAAGGGGCACTCTCTGACGAACGGTCATGTAGCAAAAATGGCCAGGCATTATCATTTTCCTCTGGTGCTGGATACGGACAGTCATGATTCCCATGATTTGACTTCACTGGAGAAGGCGGAAAAATCGCCCGGGGGGCGGGCATGA
- the lptF gene encoding LPS export ABC transporter permease LptF, whose product MKIINRYLVKEILQPFGIVLFVLTFVLLMGKILQLMDLMINKGVGLSHIARLILFLLPSFLVFTLPISLLVSVLIALGRLSSDNELTVLKASGISLYRLTPPILMIALVSFMLTAATTLFLVPYSNTATKALIFNVARNKASIGIKEKVFNADFNGVVLYAEKVPSDGRFMEGVLVSDQRTADEPGTIIAKKAFLVADPKSMTVTLRLEDGSTYFVAENMKIFRKMDFKTYDINLDLQSSSSDAEKMRTKALKEMTPRELIQNLKSGRLDDKIYRKTAMELYEKFSIPLSCLVFSILAIPLGVKPHHRSVKSRGFTIGLMTVLLYYLLQLGCEGMVTVGRLSPFLGSWIPNILFTIAGTVLYFMAATERSFQMPWFFKLFKRRNGREKMKKERS is encoded by the coding sequence TTGAAAATTATCAATCGTTACCTGGTTAAAGAAATTCTTCAACCCTTCGGCATCGTCCTTTTCGTGCTGACCTTCGTCCTCCTCATGGGCAAGATTCTGCAACTCATGGATCTGATGATCAACAAGGGCGTCGGCTTGAGTCATATCGCCCGGCTTATCCTCTTTCTTCTTCCCTCATTCCTCGTTTTTACTCTTCCCATATCGCTGCTTGTTTCCGTTCTGATTGCCCTGGGCAGGTTGTCAAGCGATAATGAACTGACCGTTCTGAAAGCGTCGGGAATAAGCCTTTACAGGCTTACCCCCCCCATCCTGATGATCGCTCTTGTGTCTTTTATGCTCACCGCAGCAACCACGCTTTTTCTTGTTCCCTACAGCAACACGGCAACAAAAGCACTCATTTTCAACGTTGCCAGAAACAAAGCAAGCATCGGCATTAAAGAAAAGGTCTTCAATGCGGACTTTAACGGCGTTGTTCTGTATGCTGAAAAGGTTCCTTCAGATGGCCGTTTCATGGAAGGCGTTCTTGTGTCCGACCAGAGAACCGCCGACGAGCCGGGAACGATTATCGCGAAAAAGGCTTTTCTTGTCGCTGATCCGAAATCCATGACGGTCACTCTGCGTCTCGAGGATGGAAGTACTTACTTCGTTGCTGAAAATATGAAAATTTTCCGCAAGATGGATTTCAAAACCTATGATATCAATCTCGACCTTCAATCTTCTTCCAGCGACGCGGAGAAAATGCGTACAAAGGCATTAAAAGAAATGACCCCGCGTGAACTGATTCAAAATCTGAAAAGCGGCAGACTGGACGATAAAATCTACCGGAAAACGGCCATGGAACTGTACGAAAAATTTTCCATACCTCTTTCCTGTCTTGTCTTCAGCATTCTTGCTATTCCTCTGGGTGTAAAACCCCATCACCGTTCCGTAAAATCCAGGGGATTTACCATCGGGCTGATGACGGTCCTGCTTTACTATCTGCTGCAACTGGGGTGCGAGGGAATGGTCACCGTCGGCAGATTGTCTCCTTTTCTGGGTTCATGGATCCCTAATATTCTTTTCACAATCGCCGGCACAGTATTGTACTTCATGGCCGCAACAGAAAGATCCTTCCAGATGCCCTGGTTTTTCAAACTTTTCAAAAGAAGGAATGGCCGGGAAAAAATGAAAAAGGAGCGTTCATGA
- a CDS encoding anaerobic ribonucleoside-triphosphate reductase activating protein — protein sequence MKIGGLQRVSFIDYPGEICAVVFCQGCNFRCSYCHNPELVNPVLYTECNPEAEILSFLEKRVGRLDAVTVTGGEPTIQKDLPSFLAWLKCRGYLVKLDTNGSMPVVLKQLIGEKLVDYIAMDIKGPLEKYGEITRVPFSPDDIQETIQLIMNSGLKYEFRTTVVDSLLTEEDLLAVGRLISGARRYVLQPFVSSKVLDIRYLNAKPIPMEILEKIRIKLEKNMDSVILRHQE from the coding sequence ATGAAAATCGGAGGCTTACAGAGGGTGTCGTTCATCGATTATCCCGGGGAGATCTGTGCCGTTGTGTTCTGTCAAGGCTGCAATTTCAGATGCTCCTATTGCCATAATCCGGAACTGGTCAATCCTGTGCTGTATACAGAATGCAATCCCGAAGCTGAAATACTTTCCTTCCTCGAAAAGCGTGTCGGCAGGCTGGACGCCGTGACGGTCACCGGCGGAGAGCCGACGATTCAAAAAGATCTTCCTTCTTTTCTGGCCTGGCTTAAATGCAGGGGGTATCTTGTCAAGCTTGATACCAATGGTTCCATGCCCGTCGTTCTAAAACAATTGATTGGCGAAAAACTGGTGGATTATATTGCCATGGACATCAAGGGGCCTCTGGAAAAATACGGCGAGATCACAAGAGTGCCTTTTTCTCCGGACGACATACAGGAAACCATTCAATTGATCATGAATTCGGGGTTGAAATATGAGTTCCGCACCACGGTTGTGGATTCTCTCCTGACCGAGGAGGACCTGCTTGCTGTGGGAAGGCTGATTTCCGGAGCCCGGCGTTATGTTCTTCAGCCCTTTGTTTCATCAAAAGTCCTTGACATTCGGTACTTGAATGCGAAACCCATTCCTATGGAAATTCTTGAGAAAATCAGGATCAAGCTTGAAAAAAATATGGACTCTGTTATTCTTCGCCATCAGGAATAA
- a CDS encoding ribonucleoside triphosphate reductase: MYTEIKKRDGRLVKFDAEKITRAIAKAGDATGEFDYKVARKLTIKVMSLAEKIFDSRIISVEEIQDIVEEVLLSTYSRTAKAYIIYRDQHARLREITNRMEVDLVDQYLKKKDWKINENSNMDYSLQGLNNYISSEVSKIYWLNEVYSPEVRKAHNEGEFHIHDLSLLSVYCVGWDLLDLLMTGFKGVSGKVESKPAKHLRSALGQVVNFFYTLQGEAAGAQAFSNFDTLLAPFIRYDGLTFDEVKQALQEFIFNINVPTRVGFQTPFTNVTLDVTVPRYYAGQNVIIGGEPQEETYSEFQEEMNVFNKAFLQVMAEGDAKGRVFTFPIPTYNITRDFNWDDPNLKDLWEMTAKYGVPYFSNFINSDMNPEDARSMCCRLRIDNRQLQVRGGGLFGSNPLTGSIGVITINMPRIGYLSKTEGEFLDRLNRLMILARESLETKRKVLEKFTDRNLYPYTKYYLRNVKERFGEYWKNHFSTIGLVGMNEACLNLLGKNIASEEGQAFTKNVLDFMRDRLVEFQEETGNNYNLESTPAEGTSYRLAQIDRKKYADIRLATDEQELIEGVESFYTNSTQLPVNYTDDVFEALELQDEIQSKYTGGTVFHTYAGERIEDPEAVKKLVRKICSNYHLPYLTFTPTFSVCPSHGYISGEQATCPECNEPCEIYSRVVGYLRPIGQWNKGKRQEFSMRRVYRFQA, translated from the coding sequence ATGTATACGGAAATTAAAAAAAGAGATGGAAGACTGGTCAAGTTCGATGCCGAAAAAATAACCCGTGCCATTGCCAAAGCAGGTGACGCCACAGGGGAATTCGATTACAAGGTAGCTCGGAAATTGACAATCAAGGTCATGAGTCTTGCCGAAAAAATCTTTGACAGCCGCATCATATCAGTTGAAGAAATTCAGGATATTGTAGAAGAAGTTCTTCTTTCAACATACAGCCGCACAGCGAAAGCCTACATCATTTATCGTGATCAACATGCCCGGTTGAGAGAAATCACGAACCGGATGGAAGTGGATCTGGTTGACCAGTATCTCAAGAAGAAGGACTGGAAGATCAATGAGAACAGTAATATGGATTATTCCCTTCAGGGGCTGAACAATTATATTTCGTCTGAGGTCAGTAAAATATACTGGCTTAACGAGGTTTATTCTCCGGAAGTCCGCAAGGCGCATAATGAAGGTGAGTTTCATATTCATGATTTGAGCCTTCTTTCCGTATACTGTGTAGGCTGGGACCTTCTGGACCTTCTGATGACCGGTTTCAAGGGGGTTTCGGGGAAGGTGGAAAGCAAGCCGGCAAAGCATTTGAGAAGCGCTTTGGGGCAGGTCGTCAATTTTTTCTATACCCTTCAGGGGGAAGCAGCCGGAGCTCAGGCTTTTTCAAATTTTGATACGCTCCTCGCCCCGTTTATCCGTTACGATGGCTTGACCTTCGATGAAGTCAAACAGGCCCTGCAGGAATTTATCTTCAATATCAACGTGCCTACAAGAGTCGGATTTCAGACGCCTTTTACCAATGTCACCTTGGATGTTACCGTTCCCCGGTATTACGCCGGTCAGAATGTGATCATCGGAGGAGAACCCCAGGAGGAAACATATTCTGAATTTCAGGAAGAAATGAATGTGTTCAACAAGGCGTTTCTGCAGGTCATGGCTGAAGGGGATGCCAAAGGAAGGGTGTTCACTTTTCCGATTCCCACGTATAACATTACCAGAGATTTCAACTGGGATGATCCCAATCTGAAAGACCTCTGGGAAATGACCGCCAAATACGGTGTTCCATATTTTTCAAATTTCATCAACTCCGATATGAATCCTGAAGACGCGAGAAGCATGTGCTGCCGTTTGCGGATCGACAATCGCCAGTTGCAGGTCCGCGGCGGCGGCCTTTTTGGGTCCAATCCGCTGACAGGATCCATAGGGGTCATTACCATCAATATGCCCCGCATCGGTTATCTTTCTAAAACAGAGGGTGAATTTCTGGACCGTCTGAACAGGTTGATGATTTTGGCCAGGGAAAGTCTTGAAACCAAAAGAAAAGTTCTGGAAAAATTCACAGACCGCAATCTCTATCCCTATACCAAATACTATCTGAGAAACGTGAAAGAGCGCTTTGGCGAATATTGGAAAAATCACTTTTCCACCATTGGCCTGGTTGGCATGAATGAGGCCTGTCTCAATCTCTTAGGAAAGAATATCGCGTCGGAAGAGGGACAGGCTTTTACTAAGAATGTCCTTGATTTTATGCGGGACAGGCTTGTCGAATTTCAGGAGGAGACGGGAAATAATTACAATCTGGAGTCCACGCCGGCTGAAGGGACTTCTTACAGGCTGGCCCAGATTGACAGGAAAAAATACGCTGACATTCGACTGGCCACCGACGAGCAGGAATTAATCGAAGGAGTGGAATCTTTTTATACCAATTCGACCCAACTCCCGGTTAATTATACGGACGATGTCTTCGAGGCCCTTGAACTTCAGGATGAGATCCAGTCCAAGTATACCGGCGGTACGGTTTTTCACACGTATGCCGGGGAAAGAATTGAAGATCCGGAGGCTGTGAAAAAACTGGTTCGTAAAATCTGTTCAAATTATCATTTGCCGTATCTGACTTTTACTCCTACATTCAGCGTCTGTCCTTCTCATGGATACATTTCCGGTGAGCAGGCGACCTGTCCGGAGTGCAATGAGCCCTGTGAGATCTATTCACGCGTGGTAGGCTATCTTCGCCCGATCGGGCAGTGGAACAAGGGAAAACGACAGGAATTTTCGATGCGGAGGGTTTACAGATTTCAGGCATGA